The window catggtgaatccccaaaattgccctttctggaagcctgtgtttcagacataaggaagtggatggctgcaaatgttctacttttaaactcggacaaaacagagatgcttgttctaggtcccaagaaacaaagaaatcttctgttgaatctgacaattaatcttgatggttgtacagtcgtctcaaatataactgtgaaggacctcggcgttactctggaccctgatctctcttttgacgaactgtttcaaagacagcttttttccatctatgtaacaaTGCAAAAATCTGAAAGTTTCTgtacaaaaatgatgcagaaaaatgtatccatgcttttgtcacttctaggttagactactgcaatgctctactttctggctacccggataaagcactaaataaacttcagttagtgctaaacacggctgctagaatcttgactagaaccaaaacatttgatcttattactccagtgctagcctctctacactggcttcctgttaaggcaagggctgatttcaaggttttactgctaacctacaaagcattacatgggcttgctcctacctatctttacaATTTGgtcctatccatgtgagagacgcaaacTCGGTCTCGACCTTAAAGTCTTTAttaaagactcatctcttcagtaggtcctatgattgagtgtagtctggcccaggagtgtgaaggtgaacggaaaggcactggcgtaacgaaccgcccttgctgtctgtgcctggccggttcccctctctccactgggattctctgcctcaaaccctattacaggggctgagttactggcttactggtgctcttccatgccgttcctaggaggggtgcgtcacttgagtgggttgaatcACTGACGGGATcatcctgtccgggttggcgcccccccttgggttgtgccatgggggagatctttgtgggctatactcggccttgtctcaggatggtaagttggtggttgaagatatccctctagtggtgtgggggctgtgctttggcaaagtgggtgaggttataatatcctgcctgtttggccctgtccggggatatCGTCAGACAGGGCCACATTGTCTCCCAACCCctgctgtctcagcctccagtatttatgctgcaatagtttgtgtcggggggctggccttctaggcagagttcctctgtccagtgtctgtgttcttttgcccatcttaatcttttctttttattgtccagtctgagatatggcttttctttGCATCTCTGCCTAGGCCAGcctcccggagttgcctcttcactgttgacgttgagactggtgttttgcaggtactatttaatgaagctgccagttgaggacttgtgaggcgtctgtttctcaaactagacactaatgtacttgtcctgttgctcagttgtgcaccggggcctcccactcctctttctattctggttagagacagtttgtgctgttctgtgaagggagtagtacactgcGTTGTACGAGATgttcatggaatagccttcatttctcagaacaagaatagactgacgagtttcagaagaaagtgctttgtttctggccattttgagtctgtaatcgagcccacaaatgctgatgctccagatacttaactagtctaaacaaggccagttttattgcttctttaatcagaacaacagttttcagctgtgctaacaattgcaaaagggttttctaatgatcaattagctaatccaagtttataattttaaaaggctaacacaacctgccattggatggttgctgataatgggcccctgtacgcctatgtagatattccattaaaaatcaactgtttccagctacaatagtaatttacaacattaactatgtctacactgtatttctgatcaatttgatgttattttaatggacaaaaaaattccttttctttcaaaaacaaggacatttctaggccataaacttttgaacggtagtgtaaatatCAAACCACTGTCAGAATACCTTAGTATTTCATAAGTTTAACTTGTAGCAAATATAGAATACATTCGGGAAAAAACGCTGATAACAGTGTACAAATGAATCTAATTAGCTACAGTTGAAACTGGTTGATAAATTATAGCGTACATCAGCTGACTAACTGGAGCTGGCTAGCAACTGCTACACcatcaaattgtatttgacacatgcgccgaacacaacaggtgtaggtagcctagtggttagagccagtcaggatgctctcgatggtgcagctgtggaacttGTGGATCTGAGGAcccgagggggaataggctttgttgtgccctctttttatttttattgaacctttatttaggcAAGACAGTTCATctacaggattggtgggtccccctcgggatggttgagctaacgtagactaatgcgattagcatgtgGTTGTAAGTaataagaacatttcccaggacatagatatatctgatattggcagaaagctcaaattattgttaatttaactgcactgtccaatttacagtagctattagagtgaaataataccatgtcattgtttgaggagagtgtacagttatgaacttgaaaagttattaataaaccaattacaCACAtgtgggcagtcttgatacaaagttttgaacagaaatgcaatggtttattggatcagtctaaaactttgcaaatacactgctgccatctagtggccaaaatctaaattgtgcctgtgctcttgcatttcaaagatgatggtacaaaaaaatgtatgtattttttatctttgtattatcttttaccagatctaatgtgttatatcactcctacatttccacaaacttcaaaatgtttcctttcaaatggtatcaagaatatgcatatccttgcttcaggtcctgagttgCAGGcaattagatttgggtatgtcattttaggcgaaataTGAAAAAAatggtccgatccttaagaggttttaggaacaaattcttatttacaatgacggcctaccccggccaaacctggacgacactgggcccaTTGtgcgctgtgatacagcctggatttgaaccagggactgtagtgacgcctctcgcacagatgcagtgccttagaccggtgcgccactcaggagccagcTCTTCACAACTGACTTGATGTGTTTGGACAAtaatagttcattggtgatgtggacatcaataaatttgaagctctcaacctgctccactacagccccgtcgatgagaatgggtgcgTGTTCGgtactccttttcctgtagtccacaatcatctcctttggtcttggtcacgttgagggagaggttgttgttctggcaccacacgtccaggtctctgacctcctgcctatatgctgtctcatcgttgtcggtgatcagtccaaccactgttgtgtcatcggcaaactttgGCATTTGTTATGTTAGCTTTGAAAGCTTGTGACTTGTACTCGTCGGGAATGTTCCATGtcaattagctagctagtttctAACATAACAGCTTCCTAGTTAACTGTAGCAATCCGATTATGTTGACAATTGTGTAGGTAGTGTCTTATTGACACGTTGAGAAGTAATTACCAACATTGTCAAAATCTATTTTGACTGCAGCTTTCTTTTTCGTTGGGACCAATGGCGAGCATCAATGGGTGTAACTTGACATCGAGAAAACGCCCCAAATTGCGTTCTGCAATTACACTCTTCTCGTTTAATGCCTTGTGCGTGTAATTCGTCTTCTTCGCCACAAGGTGGCTGGTGTGTAATAAATGGTGGCATTAGAACTCCCTTAAAACCCCGTATGTTATTGTTGTAGGCCAGCTAGCTACAGCGCTTCGTCGCCGGTAAAATTCTGCCGCACCGAGGGATTTTAATCCACTCTGATTCCTCTCAGTTAATACTCTGTTCGCTTGTTTACGAGACTTTGGTTTTATATATTTTACAATGATTAGAAAGTAGATAGTTAGGTCATTCGATCTGAATTTTAGAGTCATCACTTTGCCGGGACAGGAGCAGCTAACAAGTCAGCcagctaactagttagctagtCAATTTAGctaatacattttttttcccATCAAGACGTCGATTGATACCACGGCTGTCATGGAAGACAAATCTTTTACGAAGGAATTAGATCAATGGATCGAACAACTAAACGAGTGTAAACAACTTACGGAGAATCAAGTCAGGAGTCTCTGTGAGAAGGTAACTTTAACTAAACCCAATTTGTTAGATTAGAGCTGAAATTATTGTTCGACGAGATTAGTTGGCTAGTTTGACGGTAGCTAACAATAGGTAGCTAACATAGCTAACTAACAGTAGCCAGATAGCAAGTATGCTTTGAAGCTAAcggtttagctagctaactctcgTTAGCATGAATTGGGCCTAACCATTCAGCTAGCCAAACTGAAGCCTACATGGAATGACTAAACTATCCAGATGATTAACACCAAGATGACTAACCACAGTTAACGTACTTATTCAGGACGCCCTTCAATCAATCTATTTATGGATGTGCAAGGCTAGCTATCTGTTAATGATCTAACTAAATGTACATATTGTCATTTTGTGTTTTCAGGCCAAGGAAATCCTTACCAAAGAATCAAATGTGCAGAAAGTGCGATGTCCGGTCACAGTTTGTGGGGATGTTCATGGGCAGTTCCATGACCTCATGGAACTCTTCAAGATTGGGGGGAAATCTCCTGACACGAACTACCTGTTCATGGGGGATTACGTGGATAGAGGCTACTACTCAGTGGAAACTGTCACTCTTCTCGTCACATTAAAGGTATGCTTTTCACAACTCACGTTACACAACTAGGTGCACCAGACACCTTTATGATGATAATTCACTGTTGCTCAAGTAGCTAAGACCTGTATATGATGACAGATTACTTTTGGTGAAATGTTACAGGTCCGGTACCAAGAACGAATCACAATTCTGCGAGGAAACCATGAAAGCAGGCAAATCACACAGGTGTATGGCTTCTATGACGAGTGCTTGAGGAAATATGGCAATGCCAACGTGTGGAAATCCTTCACAGACCTGTTTGACTATCTCCCACTAACTGCACTTGTAGATGAACAGGTATTTTTGGTTTGAGTTTCCCTATTAAATCTGTATTTGTACAGTTTCACCAACTCAATATTTGAATAGTCAATATTTAATGGATGT is drawn from Salvelinus fontinalis isolate EN_2023a chromosome 4, ASM2944872v1, whole genome shotgun sequence and contains these coding sequences:
- the LOC129853933 gene encoding serine/threonine-protein phosphatase 2A catalytic subunit beta isoform-like, producing MEDKSFTKELDQWIEQLNECKQLTENQVRSLCEKAKEILTKESNVQKVRCPVTVCGDVHGQFHDLMELFKIGGKSPDTNYLFMGDYVDRGYYSVETVTLLVTLKVRYQERITILRGNHESRQITQVYGFYDECLRKYGNANVWKSFTDLFDYLPLTALVDEQIFCLHGGLSPSIDTLDHIRALDRLQEVPHEGPMCDLLWSDPDDRGGWGISPRGAGYTFGQDISETFNHANGLTLVSRAHQLVMEGYNWGHDKNVVTIFSAPNYCYRCGNQAAIMELDDTLKYSFLQFDPAPRRGEPHVTRRTPDYFL